Proteins co-encoded in one Gehongia tenuis genomic window:
- a CDS encoding FoF1 ATP synthase subunit A, translating into MNFEINPSTVHLPIFGGVDVDNTLLAMWIVMALLTVAALALRIFVLPRFKERPKGFQNVLELVVETATKFTNDKVGARDGRILAPYFFTLAVLLFSCGLSELIGLRNPLTDMNLTVALAVISFLLINIFGIWRKGVWGRIKSLAKPNPILLPIKVITDLAVPVSLACRLFGSMLGGYIIMEMITEFVPVLAPAVLSLYFTFFHVGIQTFLFITLSLTFIEEATE; encoded by the coding sequence ATGAATTTCGAAATCAACCCGTCCACGGTGCATCTGCCCATCTTTGGGGGCGTCGACGTGGACAACACCCTTCTCGCCATGTGGATTGTCATGGCGCTTTTGACGGTGGCGGCGCTCGCCCTGCGCATCTTCGTGCTGCCCCGCTTCAAGGAGCGGCCGAAGGGTTTCCAGAACGTTTTGGAGCTGGTGGTGGAAACGGCCACCAAGTTCACGAACGACAAGGTGGGCGCCCGGGACGGCCGGATTCTGGCGCCCTACTTCTTCACGCTGGCGGTGCTGCTGTTTAGCTGCGGGCTGTCCGAACTCATCGGGCTTCGGAACCCCCTCACCGACATGAACCTGACGGTGGCCCTCGCGGTGATCTCCTTTCTTCTCATCAACATCTTCGGCATCTGGAGAAAGGGCGTGTGGGGGAGGATCAAGTCCCTGGCAAAGCCCAACCCCATCCTTTTGCCCATCAAGGTCATCACCGACCTTGCGGTGCCGGTGTCCCTGGCCTGCCGGCTTTTTGGCAGCATGCTGGGGGGCTACATCATCATGGAGATGATCACCGAGTTCGTGCCGGTCCTGGCGCCGGCGGTTTTGAGTCTGTACTTCACGTTCTTCCATGTGGGGATCCAGACCTTCCTGTTTATAACGTTATCCCTAACGTTTATAGAAGAAGCCACCGAATAG
- the atpE gene encoding ATP synthase F0 subunit C codes for MEALIAIGAGLAAFTGVGAGIGMGIATSKAVEAVSRQPEASGKINTMLLIGLAFAETTAIYGFVISLMLITKIG; via the coding sequence ATGGAAGCTCTTATCGCAATTGGCGCAGGTTTAGCTGCATTCACCGGTGTGGGCGCGGGTATCGGCATGGGCATCGCCACCAGCAAGGCTGTGGAGGCCGTGTCCCGTCAGCCCGAAGCCTCGGGCAAGATCAACACCATGCTCTTGATCGGTCTTGCCTTTGCCGAGACGACGGCCATCTACGGCTTCGTTATCTCGCTGATGCTCATCACCAAGATAGGATGA
- the atpF gene encoding F0F1 ATP synthase subunit B has product MELSLTKMLIYALNIGIIYLIYRWLLYKPVHKFLAAREERFIARDEALTSGQSEVSSMKKEYKRLIGDVDEKRAEIIEDARRKGLRQEREIVERAEQEADLIRQKARREMEEERRIAQQNMEAEAVSLAVDIASKVLEREVSLEDNRRVIDDYLERLNRHD; this is encoded by the coding sequence ATGGAACTAAGTTTAACCAAGATGCTGATCTACGCCCTCAACATCGGCATCATCTACCTGATCTACCGCTGGCTGCTCTACAAGCCGGTCCATAAGTTCCTTGCCGCCCGGGAGGAGCGCTTTATCGCCCGGGACGAGGCGCTTACCTCCGGCCAGAGCGAGGTTTCCTCCATGAAGAAGGAATACAAGCGGCTGATCGGGGATGTGGACGAAAAGCGGGCGGAGATCATCGAGGATGCGCGCAGAAAGGGTCTCCGGCAGGAGCGGGAGATCGTGGAGCGGGCGGAGCAGGAAGCGGACCTCATCCGTCAGAAGGCCCGGCGGGAGATGGAGGAGGAGCGCAGGATCGCCCAGCAGAACATGGAAGCGGAAGCCGTGTCCCTGGCCGTGGATATCGCCTCCAAGGTGCTGGAGCGGGAGGTATCCCTTGAAGATAACCGTCGGGTCATCGACGATTACCTGGAAAGGCT